A genomic region of Deinococcus betulae contains the following coding sequences:
- a CDS encoding alpha/beta hydrolase: protein MAVSVQGQNVTFTPPEGAVGLIGDMTDWRKRDPLPVVGGQPVTLRLPRGAWVEYAWVNAAGEAFADPDNPQKSLNPWWPYPRAAVVGAYARHPLWLAPEARLRGTAHRLTWEGEVFPGTRRAIVYTPHGHQPGTALPVYYVQDGVAFYRTGKLGDVADRALEAGLTAPAAFVFVEPGDRNEEYYVNARYLDFLTEEVMPRVEGKLLTPSVRGLWGASLGGLTSLFLGAQHPELFSRVSSHSGAFIARPGAMREGVIDTVGAGEWLLDILRGAPPTHLSVSLDTGVLEWLTGPNRRMAALLAEDGVAHQYREYPSGHNWVTWREALPEALLFLQGSG from the coding sequence ATGGCGGTTTCGGTGCAGGGACAGAATGTAACGTTTACGCCCCCAGAAGGTGCGGTGGGCCTGATTGGTGACATGACCGACTGGCGCAAGCGCGACCCGCTGCCCGTGGTGGGCGGGCAGCCCGTAACGCTGCGGCTCCCGCGCGGGGCCTGGGTGGAATATGCCTGGGTCAATGCGGCGGGCGAGGCTTTTGCCGACCCCGATAACCCTCAAAAGTCCCTGAACCCCTGGTGGCCCTACCCGCGCGCGGCGGTGGTGGGCGCTTACGCGCGGCATCCACTGTGGCTGGCCCCCGAAGCGCGCCTCAGGGGCACCGCCCACCGCCTGACCTGGGAAGGGGAGGTGTTTCCCGGCACCCGCCGGGCCATCGTATACACCCCACATGGGCACCAGCCTGGTACCGCGCTGCCGGTGTATTACGTGCAGGACGGGGTGGCGTTTTACCGCACCGGCAAGCTAGGCGACGTGGCCGACCGCGCCCTGGAAGCAGGGCTGACCGCGCCGGCTGCCTTCGTGTTCGTAGAACCGGGCGACCGCAACGAGGAGTATTACGTCAACGCCCGCTACCTGGATTTCCTGACCGAAGAGGTCATGCCGCGCGTAGAGGGAAAGCTGCTGACCCCCTCGGTGCGCGGGCTGTGGGGCGCCAGCCTAGGCGGGCTGACCAGCCTGTTTCTGGGCGCGCAGCACCCGGAGCTGTTTTCGCGGGTGTCCAGTCACAGCGGGGCGTTCATCGCCCGGCCAGGGGCCATGCGGGAAGGCGTGATTGACACGGTGGGCGCGGGCGAGTGGTTGCTGGACATCCTGCGGGGGGCGCCGCCCACCCACCTCAGCGTCAGCCTGGACACCGGGGTGCTGGAGTGGCTGACCGGGCCCAACCGCCGCATGGCCGCCCTGCTGGCCGAGGACGGGGTGGCCCACCAGTACCGCGAATACCCCAGCGGTCACAACTGGGTGACCTGGCGCGAGGCGCTGCCCGAGGCGCTGCTGTTTCTCCAGGGCAGCGGGTAA
- a CDS encoding ArsR/SmtB family transcription factor, which produces MPRATADSDVFSAVAEPRRRQLLDLLASGERSVGELAQALGLSQPLVSKHLKVLRDVDAVRVRDDGVRRLYRVHGPALRPLHDWVQAYAALWSERLDRLDAVLATLTEEEDHDDPA; this is translated from the coding sequence ATGCCCCGAGCTACTGCTGACAGCGATGTGTTCAGTGCCGTGGCTGAACCCCGGCGGCGGCAGCTGCTGGACCTGCTGGCCAGCGGCGAGCGCTCTGTGGGTGAGCTGGCGCAGGCGCTGGGGCTGTCGCAACCGCTGGTCTCCAAGCACCTGAAGGTGCTGCGGGACGTGGACGCCGTTCGCGTCCGGGACGACGGCGTGCGGCGGCTCTACCGCGTGCATGGCCCGGCGCTGCGCCCCCTGCACGACTGGGTGCAGGCTTACGCCGCGCTGTGGTCTGAGCGCCTGGACCGTCTGGACGCCGTTCTTGCCACTCTGACGGAGGAAGAAGACCATGACGACCCTGCCTGA
- a CDS encoding SRPBCC family protein → MTTLPERRAPETRAEVTMPSTTDILITRDFAAPPALVYRAWTTPDLVRRWWSADMGQTTHAEIDLRVGGRWRYVMVTAGGQEVGFHGVYREIVPETRLVATEIYEGMPDSEGALNTVTFAPHGNGTRLTILVQHAAQADRDAHLHSGMETGMQKTLAWLDDVALSLA, encoded by the coding sequence ATGACGACCCTGCCTGAACGCCGCGCCCCCGAGACCCGTGCCGAAGTCACCATGCCTTCAACCACTGACATTCTCATCACCCGCGACTTTGCGGCCCCACCGGCCCTGGTCTACCGCGCCTGGACGACGCCAGACCTGGTGCGCCGCTGGTGGAGTGCCGACATGGGCCAGACCACCCACGCCGAGATTGACCTGCGGGTGGGTGGCCGCTGGCGCTACGTGATGGTGACGGCGGGTGGCCAGGAGGTTGGCTTTCATGGCGTCTACCGCGAAATTGTGCCGGAAACCCGGTTGGTGGCTACCGAGATCTACGAGGGGATGCCGGACAGTGAAGGGGCGCTGAACACCGTGACTTTTGCGCCGCATGGCAACGGCACCCGCCTGACCATCCTCGTGCAGCACGCGGCGCAAGCGGACCGCGACGCCCACCTGCATTCCGGCATGGAAACGGGCATGCAAAAGACCCTGGCCTGGCTGGACGACGTGGCGCTGTCTCTGGCGTGA
- a CDS encoding peptidase C39 family protein: MRPFLTLFLAAPLLCLGSAEALTMTYPASTTLIHERPADWAAGEARGVTLSPGGLQVSPGATSGTYTSAPLPAPAFDELVPSWNAVTPGRGSVSLEVRARMGNTWTRYFSFGTWSSAGDRSSLGGQQDAAGQMLTDTLRLRGKAAAFQYRVTLRGAGTGVSLLAFNTSDRARRASGLGTPGDRALWGKVLNVPARSQMLYPNGGEVWCSPTSVSMLLAHHGIQVTVPQAAAATFDRAYDGTGNWPFNTAYAGSFGLRAFVTRLPNLAQAERFVAMGVPLAVSLGWGAGKLPGAALPTSSGHLMVLVGFDAQGNPVLNDPAAPTDAGVRRTYPRAAFEKLWLTHSGGLAYVVTPKGVALP; encoded by the coding sequence ATGCGACCATTTCTAACCCTGTTTCTGGCAGCGCCTCTGCTGTGCCTGGGCAGCGCGGAGGCCCTGACCATGACCTATCCTGCGTCCACCACCCTGATTCACGAACGCCCCGCCGACTGGGCCGCCGGTGAGGCGCGCGGGGTCACGCTCAGTCCAGGCGGCCTTCAGGTCAGCCCTGGGGCCACCAGTGGCACGTATACGTCGGCGCCGCTGCCTGCTCCTGCCTTTGACGAACTCGTGCCCTCATGGAACGCCGTAACCCCTGGGCGCGGCAGCGTCAGCTTGGAGGTGCGGGCGCGGATGGGGAACACCTGGACGCGCTACTTTAGCTTTGGCACCTGGAGCAGCGCGGGCGACCGCAGTAGCCTAGGCGGCCAGCAGGACGCCGCTGGCCAGATGCTGACCGATACTCTGCGGCTCAGGGGCAAGGCGGCCGCTTTTCAGTACCGGGTGACCCTGCGGGGTGCGGGCACTGGGGTCAGCCTCCTGGCCTTCAACACCTCGGACCGGGCGCGGCGGGCCTCGGGGCTGGGGACGCCCGGCGACCGCGCCCTCTGGGGCAAGGTGCTGAACGTGCCGGCGCGCTCGCAGATGCTGTACCCAAATGGCGGCGAGGTCTGGTGCAGCCCTACCAGCGTCAGCATGCTTCTGGCGCACCACGGCATTCAGGTCACGGTCCCCCAGGCGGCGGCGGCCACCTTTGACCGCGCCTACGACGGCACCGGCAACTGGCCCTTTAACACCGCCTACGCCGGCAGCTTTGGCCTGCGCGCGTTCGTCACACGTCTGCCCAACCTGGCCCAGGCCGAGCGCTTCGTGGCGATGGGGGTGCCGCTGGCCGTCAGCCTGGGCTGGGGCGCCGGCAAGTTGCCCGGCGCCGCCCTGCCCACCAGCAGCGGGCACCTGATGGTGCTCGTGGGGTTTGACGCCCAGGGCAACCCGGTGCTGAATGACCCCGCCGCCCCCACCGATGCGGGTGTGCGCCGCACCTACCCCCGCGCTGCCTTTGAAAAACTGTGGCTGACCCACAGTGGCGGCCTGGCGTATGTGGTGACGCCTAAGGGTGTGGCGTTGCCGTAG